The Candidatus Methylomirabilota bacterium nucleotide sequence GCTGGCCGCGCCCGGTGCGCTCGCGCGCGAAGAGCGCCAGCGCGATGCCGAGGGCGCCGTGCAGGCTCGCCCCCGCGTAGTCGGCGACCAGGTTGAGCGGGATCACGGGCTTCCGGCCGGGCTCGCCGATGAGGTTCAGCACGCCGGCGAGCGAGAGATAGTTCATGTCGTGGGCGGGGTAGTCCCGGTAGGGCCCGTCCTGGCCGAAGCCCGAGAGCGAGCAGTAGACCAGGCGCGGATTCGTCCGTGCGAGCGTCTCGTAATCGGCGCCGAGGCGCTTCATCACGCCCGGCCGGAAGCCCTCGACGATGACGTCGGCGGTCGCCGCGAGCTTCCTGAAGATCTCCTGGCCCTCGGCCGACTTCATGTTGAGGGCCATCGAGCGCTTGTTGCGGTTGGTGAAGGCGTGGATCGTCCGCCGCACCCAATCGGGGCCGCTCGGGCGGTCGGGCTCGGGTGTCTCGATCTTCAGGACGTCCGCGCCCATGTCGGCCAGCATCATCCCGGGCATCTCCGCCGGCGGCACCCGCGCCAGCTCGAGAATCTTGATCCCGTCGAGCACGCCCATGCGGTTCGCTCCTCCGTCGGGGGACGCCGGCTCAGTCCAGGTCGCCGGCGAGGCGCGAGGTCAGAGCGCGGATGTCGGGAATGTCCTCGAGATGCTCGAGCTGCGCGGCGATCCCCTCGGCCTCGTCGCGCGGGAGCGCACGGGTCGCGCAGGCGAGGAACTTGGCGTGGAGCGCCTCGGCGGAGAGCGGCGCGTCGGGGTGGCCCTGCGCGCCGCGCGGCGCCGAGGCGAGCGTCCGCCCGTCGGCGAGGCGCAGCGTCACGCGCGTCCACGCGTGCTGCTCGAGGCCGTCCGGCAGCGCCGGATCCACGACCATCGTGACGCGCTCCATGAGTCGGCGCACCTCGGCGTCCCGCACGGGCCCGTCCTCGAAGGACGCGATCTCCACGCGGCCCGTGGCGAGGGCGGCGGCAGCGCAGAACTGCATCGAGAACTTGCGCTCGAGCGCCGTGGCCGGCCGCGCGTGAGCGAGGACGTCGGGGACGACGCGGTTCACGCCGACCTCGACCGCGGCGACGTCGCCGGGGCGGAGACGATGGCGCTCGCGCAGCTCGAGGAGCGCGTCGATCGCCGAGTGGGTGAGGGCGCACGAGGGGTAGGGCTTCACCGCGATCCCCGAGGCGAGGAGCTGCCAGGTGCGGCCGAGCTCGTCGAGCGCCCCCTCGAGGCGCGGGCCACCGCCGAACGCGGCGACGTAGCCCTGCTTGCCCTCGAGCGCCGTCTCCGACGCCGTGAGCCCCTCGCGCGCGAGCTGGGCGGCGAGGATCCCGTTTCGCGCCGCGTGGCCCGCGTGATAGGGCTTCGTCATCGAGCCGAAGTTCTCCTTCAGCCCGGAGGCGTGCGAGGCCGCGAGTGCGAGGGCGTGGCGCGTCTGCGTCACGTCGAGCCGGAGGAGGCGCGCGGCTGCGGCCGCGCAGCCGAGCGTGCCGATGGACGAGGTCGCGTGCCAGCCCCGCGTGTAGTGCTCGGGGTTGAGCGCCCGGCCGAGCGCCGTGGAGACCTCGAACCCGAGGATGTAGGCGAGGGTCACCGCGCGGCCGTCGGCCATTTCCGCTTCTCCCGCGGCGAGGGCGGTCGCGAGGAGCGGCACACTCGGGTGGCCCATGAGGGCGAAGTTCGTGTCGTCGAAATCGTGGGCGTGGCCCGCCGTGCCGTTGGCGAGCGCCGCCCAGCCCGGCGAGGTCGTGAGCCGCGTCCCGATGACGGTCGCCAGCGCGGCGCCGCCCTCGACGCGCGCGACCTGCCGGACCGCGCGCGCGGCGGGCTCGGCGGCGCCGGCGAGCATCACGCCGAGCGTGTCGAGCGCGGCGAGCCGCGTCCGGGCGATGGCCGCCGGCGGACAGTCCTCGAGCGACGTCTTGACGGCGAACTCGGCGAGCCGGGTCGTGGCGCTCATGGGGGGCACGATATCATGAGTGCCGTCACGGGGGTGACCGGTGAACGTCCGCTTCCTCGGCTCCGGCGACGCGTTCGGCAGCGGCGGGAGGTTCCAGACGTGCATCCACGTGGAGACCGGCCGCGGGCAAGTGCTGGTGGACTGCGGGGCGTCGTCGCTCGTCGCGATGCGGCGGTTCGGCGTGGACCCGAACGACGTGGACGCGGTGCTCCTCACGCACCTCCACGGCGACCACTTCGCGGGCGTGCCGTTCCTCGTCCTCGACGGCCAGTTCCGCCGGCGCTCGCGGCCGCTCACCGTCGTGGGGCCGCGGGGGGTGGAGGACCGCGTCCGGGAGGCGATGGAGATCCTCTTTCCCGGCTCCACGCGCGTCGAGAGGAAGGCCCTGGGCGCCTTCACCGCGACGCCCTTCGAGGTCGTCCACGCGAGCGGCGCCCCGCCGTACGCGCTGCGGATCGCCTGCGACGGCAAGACGCTCGCGTACTCGGGCGACACCGAGTGGACGGACGCGCTCGTGGACGCGGCGCGCGCCGCCGACCTCTTCGTCGCCGAGGCGTACTTCTACGAGAAGAAGATCAAGTACCACCTCGACCTCGCGACCCTGCTGGCGCAGCGCGAGCGCCTCGCGTGCCGGCGGCTCGTCGTGACCCACATGAGCGACGACATGCTCCGGCGCCTCCCCGGGCTCGCCGTCGAGGCCGCCCACGACGGCAAGGTCATCGCCCTCTAGAAGAGGCTCCGCATCCGCACGAGGCCCCGCGCCCAGTCCACGAGGTCGGTCGTGGCGAGTGTGCCGACGATCCAGCCGAGGAGGAGCACGCTCGCGATGAGGAGCGGGACGATCAGCCAGTAGTTCGGCGAACCGGGCGGCCGCAGCCGGTCCCTGAGCCGTCGCTCCAATCTCCGCCGGTGTCGCGGCAGGCTCACTTCGCGTCGTGGAAGATGACGCCGAGGGTGTAGCGCGAGCCCGAGCGCACGCGGCTCACGCCGTGGCGCATCGTCGCGCGATAGACGCCGCGGGCGCCCTCGGCCGGACGGTGGCGGGTGGTGAAGATCACGACCTCGCCCTGCTCCGTCGTGATCGTCTCGCCGCGTGACTGGGCGCGCGGCCGCTGCTCGACGAGCAGGAACTCGCCGCCGGTGTAGTCCACATCGCGCCGCGAGAGGAAGCAGGTGAGCTGAAGGGGAAAGACGACCTCGCCGTAGAGGTCCTGGTGGAGGCAGTTGTAGCCGCCGGCCTCGTAGTGGAGCAGGAGCGGGGTGGGCTTGTCCTGGCCGCGCCGCCGGCAGAGCGCCAGGAGCGCCGCGAGGTCGGGCGGATGGCGCGTCGCGCTGCCGAGCGCCGCCTCCCACCGGTTGGCGATCGCGGCCAGCGGGGGGTAGGCGTGGACCCGGAGCGCCTGCACGAGCGGCGGGAGCGGCGCCGCGAAGTACTTGTAGTCGCCCTCGCCGAACTTGTAGCGGGCCATGTCCACGCGGCTCCTGAAGCGCCCGTCGTCGCCGTACAGCGCGATCAGCGCGGCGCACTCCTCGGGCGTGAGGATCGGGCCGGCCTTGGCGTAGCCGAACCGCCCCAGCGACTCCTCGATCGTCTTCCAGGGGAGGGCCGAGAGCCGTTCGGCGATGGCGCCCGCCGCGCCCGTGCCATAATCGCCGGCGGTGAAGCCCCCGCGCGCGGTGACCTTCCTCGCCGTCATGTCCGCCCTCGCGTTCGTCGCCCTGGCCTTGATCGCCTCACGGCAGTACGTGTTCCCCCTCGACTATACGATCCAGGACTGGGTTCAGGGTGGACGCCGTCCCGCGCTCGAGGCGCTCATGCGCGCGCTGACCCTGCTCGGCTCGGGTTGGGTGCTGCTGCCGCTCGCCGCCATCGGGTACGTCCTGCTCCGTCGCGCAGGTCACCCGCTCGGGCGTTACGTCCCCGTGGCCGTCGTCGGCGCCTTCCTCCTCGACGGGCTCAGCAAGTGGCTCGTCTCGCGGCCGCGCCCGCGCGGCACGGAGTACGGGTTCCCGAGCGGCCACACCCTCGGCGCTACGATCTTCTTCGGCGCCCTCGTGTACGTGCTCTGGACGAGCCCGATCCCGCGCGCGTGGCGCTGGGCGGGGACGGTGGTCTCGGCGCTCCTGGCGCTCGGCGTCGCGTACAGCCGGCTCTACCTCCGGGCCCACTGGGCGAGCGACGTGGCCGGCGGCCTCACGGGCGGGGGGGCGTACGTGCTGCTCGTCCTCGCCGGCGTCGAGCGGAGCCTCCGGCCGGCGCCTAGCGATACGCGTCGGGATACTGCTTGACGGTCTCCCAGAAGGTCGGGTCGTGGCCGGGGAAGATGCGGCCGCCGGTCAGGCGCGCGATCGTCTTCAGCTTCTTGATCGAGTGGAGCGCCTGCGTCGGGTTCCACACGACGCCGGGCACCCGCTCGTGCTCCGCGTGCTCCAGCCAGTAGCACGAGTCGGCGGCGAGGATGACGGGGCCCGTCCCGGGCAGCTCGACGAGGAGCGACTGGTGGCCCGGAGTGTGGCCGTCGGTGCGGAGCGCGGTGACGCCCGGCAGGAGCTCGGTGTCGCCGTCGAGCAGCCGCCAGCGGTAGCCGGGCAGGTCGAAGTTCTTCCGGTAGTAGAAGCTCTCGAAGAAGGTCGCGGGGTAGTTGGCGTACGCGTACTCGTCCTTCTGGACGAGCAGCTCGGACTTGGGGAAGAGCTGGGCGCCGCCCGCGTGGTCGAAGTGCAGGTGGGAGATGACCACCAGGTCCACGTGGTCGGGCTCGAGCCCGAGCCGCTCGAGGCGGTGGACGAGGAGGTCCTCC carries:
- a CDS encoding MmgE/PrpD family protein; amino-acid sequence: MSATTRLAEFAVKTSLEDCPPAAIARTRLAALDTLGVMLAGAAEPAARAVRQVARVEGGAALATVIGTRLTTSPGWAALANGTAGHAHDFDDTNFALMGHPSVPLLATALAAGEAEMADGRAVTLAYILGFEVSTALGRALNPEHYTRGWHATSSIGTLGCAAAAARLLRLDVTQTRHALALAASHASGLKENFGSMTKPYHAGHAARNGILAAQLAREGLTASETALEGKQGYVAAFGGGPRLEGALDELGRTWQLLASGIAVKPYPSCALTHSAIDALLELRERHRLRPGDVAAVEVGVNRVVPDVLAHARPATALERKFSMQFCAAAALATGRVEIASFEDGPVRDAEVRRLMERVTMVVDPALPDGLEQHAWTRVTLRLADGRTLASAPRGAQGHPDAPLSAEALHAKFLACATRALPRDEAEGIAAQLEHLEDIPDIRALTSRLAGDLD
- a CDS encoding MBL fold metallo-hydrolase; translation: MNVRFLGSGDAFGSGGRFQTCIHVETGRGQVLVDCGASSLVAMRRFGVDPNDVDAVLLTHLHGDHFAGVPFLVLDGQFRRRSRPLTVVGPRGVEDRVREAMEILFPGSTRVERKALGAFTATPFEVVHASGAPPYALRIACDGKTLAYSGDTEWTDALVDAARAADLFVAEAYFYEKKIKYHLDLATLLAQRERLACRRLVVTHMSDDMLRRLPGLAVEAAHDGKVIAL
- a CDS encoding 2OG-Fe(II) oxygenase, with product MTARKVTARGGFTAGDYGTGAAGAIAERLSALPWKTIEESLGRFGYAKAGPILTPEECAALIALYGDDGRFRSRVDMARYKFGEGDYKYFAAPLPPLVQALRVHAYPPLAAIANRWEAALGSATRHPPDLAALLALCRRRGQDKPTPLLLHYEAGGYNCLHQDLYGEVVFPLQLTCFLSRRDVDYTGGEFLLVEQRPRAQSRGETITTEQGEVVIFTTRHRPAEGARGVYRATMRHGVSRVRSGSRYTLGVIFHDAK
- a CDS encoding phosphatase PAP2 family protein; the encoded protein is MKPPRAVTFLAVMSALAFVALALIASRQYVFPLDYTIQDWVQGGRRPALEALMRALTLLGSGWVLLPLAAIGYVLLRRAGHPLGRYVPVAVVGAFLLDGLSKWLVSRPRPRGTEYGFPSGHTLGATIFFGALVYVLWTSPIPRAWRWAGTVVSALLALGVAYSRLYLRAHWASDVAGGLTGGGAYVLLVLAGVERSLRPAPSDTRRDTA
- a CDS encoding N-acyl homoserine lactonase family protein translates to MSVRELHALQNGFIGFERSGLFYGERSSERVQIPIACWLIRASDAVILFDTGLSPRAVPGLMRNDPMARFTEEDLLVHRLERLGLEPDHVDLVVISHLHFDHAGGAQLFPKSELLVQKDEYAYANYPATFFESFYYRKNFDLPGYRWRLLDGDTELLPGVTALRTDGHTPGHQSLLVELPGTGPVILAADSCYWLEHAEHERVPGVVWNPTQALHSIKKLKTIARLTGGRIFPGHDPTFWETVKQYPDAYR